The sequence below is a genomic window from Streptococcus pantholopis.
GTTGCCCTTTTTCGGGCTGCTCGGAAGAGACGGTCCTTTTACGAACGCTCGGATGGGACGACAGCTTACCGTGTTTTTAATCAGGACGGTGATTTTTTTGGCGGTCTAACAGTCGATTTATACGGGGATTATGCGCTTTTCTCTTGGTATAATGCCTTTGTGTACACTATTCGTCAGACGATTGTTGCTGCCTTCAAAGAGGTCTTTGCTGACAAAGTGAAGGGTGCCTATGAGAAGGTTCGTTTTGATGGGCCTGCCTATGACTCCTCTTTTGTTTATGGAGAAAGAGCAGCAGAAAAGTTTCTTATCGCTGAAAACGGCCTAAAATACAGTGTTTTTCTAAACCAAGGTTTGATGACCGGTCTTTTTTTGGACCAGCGCGAAATTCGCAAGGATTTAGCTAACGGTTTAGCAGCCGGTAAACGATTGCTCAATCTTTTTTCCTATACGGCAGCCTTTTCTCTTGCTGCTGCTTCTGGGGGAGCAAAAGAGACAGTGTCGGTTGATCTGGCTAAGAGATCTAAGGAGCTCTCACAAGCCCATTTTGCAGCCAATGCTATTGCAGATGACAGCCATCAGTTTCTTATCATGGATGTGTTTGACTACCTAAAATATGCTAAGCGGAAGGGCCTCCTGTTTGATATTATTCTGATTGATCCGCCCAGTTTTGCGCGGAATAAGAAGCAAACTTTTTCGGTTCATAAGGATTATCCCAGATTAATTTCTCAGTCACTGGATATTTTAACCGAAGGAGGGATGATCATTGCTGCGGTCAATGCAGCTAACATGAGTATTTCCCGATTTCAAAAAGAACTGGAAAAGGGGTTTAGCACACGCAGACACACTTACCTTAGTCTCAAGCAGCTGCCGGACGACTTTGCTGTAAATCAAGCAGATGAAAAAAGTAATTATTTAAAAGTATTCACAATAAAGGTGGAAAAATGAAGATAGTAGTACCAGTAATGCCTCGAAGTCTT
It includes:
- a CDS encoding class I SAM-dependent rRNA methyltransferase, which codes for MSKLYVTSAAERKISRGIQCLEAKDFQELKQTDKEVLLYNKAQQFLGTAYLSKQNKGVGWFVSKEKITLNKAYFVALFRAARKRRSFYERSDGTTAYRVFNQDGDFFGGLTVDLYGDYALFSWYNAFVYTIRQTIVAAFKEVFADKVKGAYEKVRFDGPAYDSSFVYGERAAEKFLIAENGLKYSVFLNQGLMTGLFLDQREIRKDLANGLAAGKRLLNLFSYTAAFSLAAASGGAKETVSVDLAKRSKELSQAHFAANAIADDSHQFLIMDVFDYLKYAKRKGLLFDIILIDPPSFARNKKQTFSVHKDYPRLISQSLDILTEGGMIIAAVNAANMSISRFQKELEKGFSTRRHTYLSLKQLPDDFAVNQADEKSNYLKVFTIKVEK